A window of Auraticoccus monumenti contains these coding sequences:
- a CDS encoding beta-galactosidase, which yields MTGPDAAPTWFGADWNPEQWDRGTWREDVELMVRAGVNLATVGVFSWSSLEPRPGELTLDWLVDVLDLLHEHGITADLATPTASPPPWLGVRWPETRSVTDTGVRMSHGSRNHFCPSSPVYRERCRWIVQALLDRCAGHPAVALWHVGNEYGQTCHCDLCAAAFRTWLAERYGDLATLNRAWGTAVWSQGYAGWDEVVPPRAAPYVHNPAQRLDFRRWVSDAQLELYLEQRRLIREVDPVTPVTTNFMGFFPGIDYRRWAPHLDVVSDDSYPDPADPGSVVGSAMTADLMRGLAGDRPWMLMEQAWSSVSWREHNVAKTPARMRREAFQALARGAVGLCWFQWRQAADGPERFHSALLPATGPDTRSHRAVRELGAEVARLGPLGGRPVAEVCLVLDWPSWWAGTERGLPSTRLDPLEQLRRWYAACWAAGVTVDLRGVEDDLSGYRVVLAPSAFLLEPAAAAGLRERVTAGAHLVLGPFSGVVDARSRILPPPLPAGLAELLGARVEEWLPLPEPVALRPGPDADLAGGTATTWAEWLSTDGAEVWLTFEGGPADGGPALVSRASGAGRISYLACVPDEDLLSRWLLGCLRTAGVAVAEDHPEGVEVVRRGEHLVVVNHAPGPRLLPLARPATDRLTGRRHEGVVPLDPDAVCVLIEEDS from the coding sequence ATGACCGGTCCTGACGCTGCACCCACCTGGTTCGGGGCGGACTGGAACCCCGAGCAGTGGGACCGCGGCACCTGGCGCGAGGACGTCGAGCTGATGGTCCGGGCCGGGGTCAACCTGGCCACCGTGGGCGTCTTCAGCTGGTCCAGCCTCGAGCCGCGCCCCGGTGAGCTGACGCTGGACTGGCTGGTGGACGTCCTGGACCTGCTGCACGAGCACGGGATCACCGCCGACCTGGCCACCCCCACGGCCTCCCCGCCGCCCTGGCTGGGGGTGCGCTGGCCGGAGACCCGGTCGGTCACCGACACCGGCGTCCGGATGAGCCACGGCTCCCGCAACCACTTCTGCCCGTCCTCGCCGGTCTACCGGGAGCGGTGCCGCTGGATCGTGCAGGCCCTTCTCGACCGGTGTGCCGGCCACCCCGCGGTGGCGCTGTGGCACGTCGGGAACGAGTACGGCCAGACCTGCCACTGCGACCTCTGCGCCGCGGCCTTCCGCACCTGGCTGGCCGAGCGGTACGGCGACCTGGCGACGCTGAACCGCGCCTGGGGGACGGCGGTGTGGAGCCAGGGGTACGCCGGCTGGGACGAGGTGGTCCCGCCCCGGGCCGCCCCCTACGTGCACAACCCCGCCCAGCGGCTGGACTTCCGGCGCTGGGTCTCAGACGCCCAGCTGGAGCTCTACCTGGAGCAGCGGAGGCTGATCCGGGAGGTCGATCCGGTGACGCCGGTGACCACCAACTTCATGGGCTTCTTCCCCGGGATCGACTACCGCCGCTGGGCCCCGCACCTGGACGTGGTCAGCGACGACTCCTACCCCGACCCGGCCGACCCCGGCTCGGTCGTCGGCAGCGCGATGACCGCGGACCTGATGCGCGGGCTGGCCGGCGACCGGCCCTGGATGCTGATGGAGCAGGCCTGGAGCTCGGTCAGCTGGCGCGAGCACAACGTGGCCAAGACCCCGGCCCGGATGCGGCGCGAGGCCTTCCAGGCCCTGGCCCGCGGCGCGGTCGGGCTGTGCTGGTTCCAGTGGCGCCAGGCCGCCGACGGCCCGGAGCGGTTCCACTCCGCGCTGCTGCCCGCCACCGGACCCGACACCCGCTCCCACCGGGCCGTCCGCGAGCTGGGGGCGGAGGTGGCCCGGCTGGGACCGCTGGGCGGACGTCCGGTGGCCGAGGTCTGCCTGGTCCTCGACTGGCCGTCGTGGTGGGCCGGCACCGAGCGGGGGCTGCCCAGCACCCGGCTCGACCCGCTGGAGCAGCTCCGCCGCTGGTACGCCGCCTGCTGGGCCGCCGGGGTGACGGTCGACCTGCGCGGGGTCGAGGACGACCTGTCCGGCTACCGCGTGGTGCTGGCCCCCTCGGCCTTCCTGCTGGAACCGGCCGCGGCGGCGGGTCTCCGTGAGCGCGTCACCGCCGGGGCGCACCTGGTGCTCGGCCCGTTCAGCGGCGTGGTCGACGCCCGCAGCCGGATCCTGCCGCCCCCGCTGCCGGCCGGGCTGGCCGAGCTGCTGGGGGCCCGGGTGGAGGAGTGGCTCCCGCTGCCGGAGCCGGTGGCACTGCGTCCCGGACCGGACGCCGACCTGGCCGGCGGCACCGCCACCACCTGGGCGGAGTGGCTCAGCACCGACGGTGCGGAGGTGTGGCTGACCTTCGAGGGCGGCCCCGCCGACGGCGGCCCCGCCCTGGTCAGCCGCGCCTCCGGAGCCGGCCGGATCAGCTACCTGGCCTGCGTCCCCGACGAGGACCTGCTCTCCCGGTGGCTGCTCGGCTGCCTGCGCACCGCCGGGGTGGCGGTGGCCGAGGACCACCCCGAGGGCGTGGAGGTGGTCCGCCGCGGCGAGCACCTGGTCGTCGTCAACCACGCCCCCGGGCCCCGCCTGCTCCCGCTCGCCCGACCCGCCACCGACCGCCTGACCGGACGACGCCACGAGGGCGTCGTCCCGCTGGACCCCGACGCCGTGTGCGTCCTGATCGAGGAGGACTCGTGA
- the yicI gene encoding alpha-xylosidase yields the protein MRFTDGYWQLLPGVSVLRPRLVEQVDQGPGRLVLHCPTAPIRHRGDTLNRPVVTVTVDSPAEDVIGVRIEHHTGRRPRRPSFEISTDTDVDVRVTEDEETVTLTSGGLSARFRRDAWGCDFLAGDRVLTSSTPRSIGVVTDGEGRSFVHEQLGLGVGEHVFGLGERFGAFVRNGQSVDTWNADGGTSSDQSYKNVPFYLSDRGYGVFVAHPERVSFEVGTEVVSRTQFSVEGQHLQYYVIHGPTPAEILKRYTALTGRPATVPDWSYGLWLSTSFTTEYDEATVTSFIDGMAERDLPLSVFHFDCFWMRQFHWCDFVWDPATFPDPAGMLGRLREKGLRISAWINPYIAQRSELFAEGAENGYLLRTTEGDVWQWDMWQAGMGLVDFTNPDAVEWYTSKLKTLLDQGVDAFKTDFGERIPTEGVRWHDGSDPQRMHNWYAQLYNKAVHELLATQRGADQAVLFARSATAGGQAYPVHWGGDCESTFVSMAESLRGGLSLGLSGFGYWSHDIGGFEGTPDPAVFKRWVAFGLLSSHSRLHGSSSYRVPWAFDEEAVEVTRLFTRLKMSLMPYLSRVGREAHEEGLPMMRAMVLQYPHDRSAVTVDTQYMLGDDLLVAPVFDLEGWADYYLPDGTWTHLLTGEQRQGPGWHRERYPMDSLPVFVRPGAVLPRGAVQDRPDYGHHDGVTLEVRELADGQSTTVTVPVGDQQARWVVSRSGDTLTASAEGTDRPWRLVLVGAGGAPSAGVSASGATSVTLRQPAG from the coding sequence GTGAGATTCACCGACGGCTACTGGCAGCTCCTGCCCGGGGTCAGCGTGCTGCGGCCCAGGCTCGTGGAGCAGGTGGACCAGGGTCCCGGCCGGCTGGTGCTGCACTGCCCGACGGCCCCCATCCGGCACCGCGGGGACACCCTCAACCGCCCGGTCGTCACGGTCACCGTCGACTCCCCGGCCGAGGACGTGATCGGGGTCCGGATCGAGCACCACACCGGACGCCGGCCCCGACGCCCCTCCTTCGAGATCAGCACCGACACCGACGTCGACGTCCGGGTCACCGAGGACGAGGAGACCGTCACCCTCACCTCCGGCGGGCTCAGCGCCCGGTTCCGGCGCGACGCCTGGGGCTGTGACTTCCTGGCCGGGGACCGGGTGCTGACCAGCTCCACACCCCGCAGCATCGGGGTGGTCACCGACGGCGAGGGACGCTCCTTCGTGCACGAGCAGCTCGGCCTCGGCGTCGGCGAGCACGTGTTCGGGCTGGGGGAGCGGTTCGGCGCCTTCGTCCGCAACGGGCAGTCGGTCGACACCTGGAACGCCGACGGCGGGACGTCCTCGGACCAGTCCTACAAGAACGTCCCCTTCTACCTCTCCGACCGCGGCTACGGCGTCTTCGTCGCCCACCCCGAGCGGGTCAGCTTCGAGGTCGGCACCGAGGTGGTCTCACGGACCCAGTTCTCCGTCGAGGGCCAGCACCTGCAGTACTACGTCATCCACGGACCGACGCCGGCGGAGATCCTCAAGCGCTACACCGCGCTGACCGGGCGCCCGGCCACCGTCCCGGACTGGTCCTACGGGCTGTGGCTGTCGACCTCCTTCACCACCGAGTACGACGAGGCGACCGTCACCTCCTTCATCGACGGCATGGCCGAGCGCGACCTGCCGCTCAGCGTCTTCCACTTCGACTGCTTCTGGATGCGTCAGTTCCACTGGTGCGACTTCGTCTGGGACCCGGCGACGTTCCCCGACCCGGCCGGCATGCTGGGCCGGCTGCGCGAGAAGGGGCTGCGCATCTCCGCCTGGATCAACCCCTACATCGCCCAGCGCTCGGAGCTCTTCGCCGAGGGGGCCGAGAACGGCTACCTGCTGCGCACCACCGAGGGCGACGTCTGGCAGTGGGACATGTGGCAGGCCGGGATGGGCCTGGTCGACTTCACCAACCCCGACGCCGTTGAGTGGTACACCTCCAAGCTCAAGACGCTGCTGGACCAGGGGGTCGACGCCTTCAAGACCGACTTCGGCGAGCGGATCCCCACCGAGGGTGTCCGCTGGCACGACGGCTCGGACCCGCAGCGGATGCACAACTGGTACGCCCAGCTGTACAACAAGGCGGTCCACGAGCTGCTGGCCACGCAGCGGGGGGCCGACCAGGCCGTGCTCTTCGCCCGCTCGGCCACCGCCGGCGGCCAGGCCTACCCGGTGCACTGGGGCGGGGACTGCGAGTCCACCTTCGTCTCGATGGCGGAGTCGCTGCGCGGCGGGCTCTCGCTGGGGCTCTCGGGCTTCGGCTACTGGTCCCACGACATCGGCGGCTTCGAGGGCACCCCGGACCCTGCCGTGTTCAAGCGCTGGGTGGCCTTCGGGCTGCTCTCCTCGCACTCCCGGCTGCACGGCTCCAGCTCCTACCGGGTGCCCTGGGCCTTCGACGAGGAGGCGGTGGAGGTCACCCGACTCTTCACCCGGCTCAAGATGTCGCTGATGCCCTACCTCTCCCGGGTGGGTCGCGAGGCGCACGAGGAGGGGCTGCCGATGATGCGGGCGATGGTGCTGCAGTACCCGCACGACCGCTCCGCCGTCACCGTCGACACCCAGTACATGCTGGGTGACGACCTGCTGGTGGCACCGGTCTTCGACCTTGAGGGATGGGCCGACTACTACCTCCCCGACGGCACCTGGACGCACCTGCTGACCGGGGAGCAGCGGCAGGGGCCTGGGTGGCACCGCGAGCGGTACCCGATGGACTCGCTGCCGGTCTTCGTCCGCCCGGGGGCCGTGCTGCCCCGCGGTGCCGTCCAGGACCGGCCGGACTACGGCCACCACGACGGCGTGACCCTGGAGGTGCGCGAGCTGGCCGACGGTCAGAGCACCACCGTGACCGTGCCGGTCGGGGACCAGCAGGCCCGCTGGGTGGTCTCGCGCTCCGGGGACACGCTGACCGCCTCGGCGGAGGGCACCGACCGTCCCTGGCGGCTGGTGCTGGTGGGGGCCGGTGGGGCGCCGTCGGCCGGGGTCAGTGCCTCGGGGGCGACGTCGGTCACCCTCCGGCAGCCGGCTGGCTGA
- a CDS encoding TfoX/Sxy family protein produces the protein MTDPVHPTSTGPGAQDVLAQRVRDLVPAGREVREVRMFGGLSFMVDERMAVAAGRDGSLLVRTDAGRHEELLGRGAQPATMGPDRPMGRGWLTVPAPLVDDDRELGFWIQVGIDSRDAPASP, from the coding sequence GTGACCGATCCCGTCCACCCGACGTCGACGGGACCCGGGGCCCAGGACGTCCTCGCGCAACGCGTCCGCGACCTGGTCCCGGCCGGCCGGGAGGTCCGGGAGGTGCGCATGTTCGGCGGGCTGTCGTTCATGGTGGACGAGCGGATGGCGGTGGCGGCGGGTCGCGACGGCAGCCTCCTGGTGCGCACCGACGCCGGTCGCCACGAGGAGCTGCTCGGCCGCGGCGCCCAGCCCGCGACCATGGGGCCGGACCGGCCGATGGGCCGTGGGTGGCTCACCGTACCTGCACCGCTGGTCGACGACGACCGCGAGCTCGGGTTCTGGATCCAGGTGGGCATCGACTCCCGCGACGCCCCCGCCAGCCCCTGA
- a CDS encoding Dabb family protein: MTQITHVVLVAWKNGHETADARVGPALRELGRSVPGIVSLVEGRSSSPEGKEDGYDYGFVITFKDASARDAYLPHPHHQVVAGMIGDHAERVLVFDV; encoded by the coding sequence ATGACCCAGATCACCCACGTCGTGCTCGTCGCCTGGAAGAACGGGCACGAAACGGCCGACGCCAGAGTCGGACCCGCCCTGCGAGAGCTGGGCAGGTCCGTCCCCGGCATCGTCAGCCTGGTCGAGGGCCGCTCCTCCAGCCCCGAGGGCAAGGAGGACGGGTACGACTACGGGTTCGTGATCACCTTCAAGGACGCGTCCGCCCGCGACGCCTACCTGCCGCATCCCCACCACCAGGTGGTGGCGGGGATGATCGGCGACCACGCGGAGCGCGTCCTCGTCTTCGACGTCTGA
- a CDS encoding NADP-dependent oxidoreductase, which yields MKAIRYHQFGGTEVLREEEVDTPTPGPGQVLVQVAATSFNPVDDHIRLGVLAGMIPTPLPITPGLDLSGTVVGLGEGVQGIAVGDDVVGMFPLDEHGGAAEYAVIAADLVAAAPRTVPLADAAALPLAGLAARQATIELACVEAGQTVLVNGAGGAVGSLVVQLASDAGATVTAVDGPQHAGRLREHGATEVVDPLDLDAGPAAVGGPFDVVVNHVRLAPEELARLTSYVADGGIAVSSAGAVPADEARSVRTADVWVTPNGAHLADLVERVDAGRVTLRVVDRRPLDQLAGVHADAAAGRLRGKTVITVA from the coding sequence GTGAAGGCCATCCGCTACCACCAGTTCGGCGGCACCGAGGTGCTGCGCGAGGAGGAGGTGGACACCCCCACGCCCGGACCCGGTCAGGTCCTGGTCCAGGTCGCCGCCACCTCGTTCAACCCGGTCGACGACCACATCAGGCTCGGCGTGCTCGCGGGGATGATCCCGACGCCCCTGCCCATCACCCCCGGCCTCGACCTGTCCGGGACCGTGGTGGGTCTGGGCGAGGGTGTCCAGGGGATCGCTGTGGGCGACGACGTCGTCGGCATGTTCCCCCTCGACGAGCACGGTGGCGCCGCGGAGTACGCGGTGATCGCCGCCGACCTGGTGGCCGCCGCACCACGCACGGTCCCGCTGGCCGACGCCGCGGCGCTGCCGCTGGCGGGGCTGGCGGCCCGGCAGGCCACGATCGAGCTGGCCTGCGTGGAAGCAGGGCAGACGGTGCTGGTCAACGGTGCCGGCGGCGCCGTCGGCAGCCTGGTCGTGCAGCTGGCCTCCGACGCCGGGGCCACCGTGACCGCGGTCGACGGACCGCAGCACGCGGGGCGGCTGCGTGAGCACGGCGCGACGGAGGTGGTCGACCCGCTCGACCTCGACGCGGGCCCGGCCGCTGTCGGTGGCCCGTTCGACGTGGTGGTCAACCACGTCCGCCTGGCGCCGGAGGAGCTCGCCCGGCTGACGTCCTACGTGGCTGACGGCGGCATCGCCGTCAGCTCTGCCGGGGCGGTGCCCGCCGACGAGGCCCGCTCGGTGCGGACGGCGGACGTCTGGGTGACCCCGAACGGTGCCCACCTGGCCGACCTCGTCGAGCGTGTCGACGCCGGTCGGGTGACGCTGCGCGTCGTCGACCGCCGGCCGCTGGACCAGCTGGCCGGGGTCCACGCCGACGCGGCCGCCGGCCGCCTCCGCGGCAAGACCGTCATCACCGTGGCCTGA
- a CDS encoding MarR family winged helix-turn-helix transcriptional regulator gives MTTPPRWLDEDQQATWQDLLTVVIALPSLLDRQLERDAGMSNFEYSVLARLSMAEDHTMRLSELAAQCNSTQPRLSKVMVRFEERGWVTRRPDAQNGRFTLATLTGTGLHEVVQSAPGHAERVRQLVFDPLSSAQQRSLGVALARVAATVRQELGSAGPEAGAPRG, from the coding sequence ATGACCACCCCGCCCCGATGGCTCGACGAGGACCAGCAGGCGACGTGGCAGGACCTGCTCACCGTCGTCATCGCCCTGCCGTCCCTGCTGGACCGTCAGCTGGAGCGTGACGCCGGCATGTCCAACTTCGAGTACAGCGTCCTCGCGCGCCTGTCCATGGCCGAGGACCACACGATGCGGCTGAGCGAGCTGGCGGCGCAGTGCAACAGCACCCAGCCCCGGCTGTCGAAGGTGATGGTGCGCTTCGAGGAGCGCGGGTGGGTCACGCGGCGCCCCGACGCGCAGAACGGGCGGTTCACGCTGGCCACGCTGACCGGGACGGGCCTGCACGAGGTCGTGCAGAGTGCTCCCGGCCACGCCGAACGCGTCCGGCAGCTGGTGTTCGACCCGCTCAGCAGCGCCCAGCAGCGCAGCCTGGGTGTGGCCCTCGCCCGGGTCGCCGCCACCGTCCGGCAGGAGCTAGGGAGCGCCGGCCCCGAGGCGGGCGCCCCGCGCGGCTGA
- a CDS encoding CPBP family intramembrane glutamic endopeptidase, translating into MEFHRVLAGDERRIGRGVLAILLLLGGMLVLGFLVSQGAALVDQQLGRTNPTWGGTDVTPVYQAGNMLSLALLVPWSAIIHRWLYRVPAASLHSVSSRFRFEVLGRAVVLVTPLWVLVVVTSTAVPDQVPWSPADLVTMFALTIILTPLQSAGEEYGLRGLVFRVAGSWSRGPRAGLVVGVLVSSVVFVGLHLSSDPWRNLYYLAPAVSFAIITWRTGGLEVAVAVHALNNTLLFLFDTLMHSDFPSLQERSTGGDALLLVPTGALAVITAAVWWRTRRSGPLLTPGPGSFSRAGRPPRGRRSLAPAGRWRRPGRGPHPGCAAGRC; encoded by the coding sequence GTGGAGTTCCACCGGGTGCTGGCCGGGGACGAGCGCCGCATCGGCCGCGGTGTCCTCGCGATCCTGCTGCTCCTGGGAGGGATGCTCGTCCTCGGCTTCCTCGTCTCCCAGGGCGCGGCCCTGGTCGACCAGCAGCTGGGCCGGACCAACCCGACGTGGGGCGGTACCGACGTCACGCCGGTGTACCAGGCCGGGAACATGCTGTCGCTGGCCCTGCTCGTGCCCTGGAGCGCGATCATCCACCGCTGGCTCTACCGGGTGCCGGCTGCCTCCCTGCACTCGGTCTCCTCGCGGTTCCGGTTCGAGGTGCTCGGGCGGGCGGTCGTCCTCGTCACCCCCCTCTGGGTCCTCGTGGTGGTGACGAGCACGGCGGTGCCTGACCAGGTGCCCTGGTCCCCTGCCGATCTCGTGACGATGTTCGCCCTCACCATCATCCTGACCCCGCTGCAGTCGGCGGGTGAGGAGTACGGGCTGCGCGGACTGGTCTTCCGGGTGGCCGGGAGCTGGAGCCGGGGGCCACGAGCGGGACTGGTGGTCGGTGTCCTGGTCTCCAGCGTGGTGTTCGTGGGCCTCCACCTGTCCTCCGACCCGTGGCGCAACCTCTACTACCTCGCTCCGGCCGTGAGCTTCGCCATCATCACCTGGCGCACCGGCGGGCTGGAGGTCGCGGTCGCCGTGCACGCCCTGAACAACACCCTGCTCTTCCTCTTCGACACCCTCATGCACTCCGACTTCCCCTCCCTGCAGGAGCGGTCGACCGGCGGGGACGCGCTGCTGCTGGTGCCCACCGGCGCCCTCGCCGTCATCACGGCGGCGGTCTGGTGGCGGACACGCCGGTCGGGACCGCTCCTGACCCCCGGACCCGGGTCGTTCAGCCGCGCGGGGCGCCCGCCTCGGGGCCGGCGCTCCCTAGCTCCTGCCGGACGGTGGCGGCGACCCGGGCGAGGGCCACACCCAGGCTGCGCTGCTGGGCGCTGCTGA
- a CDS encoding stage II sporulation protein M: MPIIRRPLEIIRDDLRPFLVLNAIAFGLFLVGFVLGLVYPGLVQAQSVDFEASGQTDLVLEVFKNPWLFGLVIFAVNTFTVGAAMIVLPSMVVPFLGIPLFAWKAVNIGMAIAPTSPTLWVGFIPHSLTLVVEFEAYVLLMLGAWILGRSWLRPATTGAASRRQGYLRGLQRLGWLGLAALVLLVVGAVWEAWSLTQLFPWLVHVLL; this comes from the coding sequence ATGCCGATCATCCGCAGACCCCTCGAGATCATCCGCGACGACCTCCGGCCCTTCCTGGTCCTCAACGCCATCGCCTTCGGGCTGTTCCTGGTCGGCTTCGTGCTCGGCCTGGTCTACCCCGGGCTGGTGCAGGCGCAGTCGGTGGACTTCGAGGCGTCCGGGCAGACGGACCTGGTGCTCGAGGTGTTCAAGAACCCGTGGCTGTTCGGCCTCGTGATCTTCGCGGTCAACACCTTCACGGTCGGCGCGGCGATGATCGTGCTGCCCTCGATGGTCGTCCCCTTCCTGGGCATCCCCCTGTTCGCCTGGAAGGCCGTGAACATCGGCATGGCCATCGCCCCGACCAGCCCCACCCTCTGGGTGGGGTTCATCCCCCACTCGCTCACGCTGGTCGTCGAGTTCGAGGCCTACGTGCTGCTGATGCTCGGTGCCTGGATCCTCGGACGTTCCTGGCTGCGCCCGGCGACCACCGGCGCCGCCAGCCGCAGACAGGGCTACCTCCGCGGTCTGCAGCGTCTGGGCTGGCTGGGTCTCGCCGCGCTGGTGCTGCTCGTCGTGGGTGCCGTCTGGGAGGCGTGGTCGCTCACCCAGCTGTTCCCGTGGCTGGTCCACGTGCTGCTGTGA
- a CDS encoding zinc-dependent alcohol dehydrogenase family protein codes for MTDPMKAVVLTRFGGVDAFELRDVPVPQVGPRQVRVRIHATAVNPLDVQIRRGDYPDQVPLPAITGHDVSGVVEEIGSHVREFRVGDAVYYTPRIFGGPGSYAEQHVVDVDLVGRKPENLSHLEAASLTLVGGTVWEALVTRAQLTVGETILVHGGSGGVGTIAIQVARAIGARVITTARAGEHELVRSLGADEAIDYSSADYVDAVDAMTHGKGVDVVLDTIGGDALTRSPLTLADSGRVVSVVDIAQPQNLIEAWGRNAAYHFVFTRQNRGKLDALTALVERGLVKPVLGATLPLARVGEAHELLENRRSYALRGKIAIDVAGETVALPLRAA; via the coding sequence ATGACCGATCCGATGAAGGCCGTCGTGCTGACCCGTTTCGGAGGGGTCGACGCCTTCGAGCTGCGCGACGTCCCCGTACCGCAGGTCGGACCCCGCCAGGTGCGGGTGCGGATCCACGCGACCGCCGTCAACCCGCTCGACGTCCAGATCCGTCGCGGGGACTACCCGGACCAGGTGCCGCTCCCGGCGATCACCGGGCACGACGTCTCGGGCGTGGTGGAGGAAATCGGGTCCCACGTGAGGGAGTTCCGCGTCGGCGACGCCGTGTACTACACCCCCCGGATCTTCGGCGGCCCCGGCTCCTACGCCGAGCAGCACGTCGTCGACGTCGACCTCGTCGGCCGGAAGCCGGAGAACCTCAGTCACCTGGAGGCCGCCAGCCTGACCCTCGTCGGCGGGACGGTCTGGGAGGCGCTGGTGACGCGGGCGCAGCTCACCGTGGGGGAGACGATCCTCGTCCACGGCGGCTCCGGCGGTGTCGGCACGATCGCGATCCAGGTCGCGAGGGCGATCGGCGCACGGGTGATCACCACCGCGCGAGCCGGCGAGCACGAGCTGGTGCGCTCCCTGGGGGCGGACGAGGCGATCGACTACAGCTCCGCGGACTACGTCGACGCGGTGGATGCGATGACCCACGGCAAGGGGGTCGACGTCGTCCTCGACACGATCGGCGGCGACGCGCTCACCCGGAGCCCGCTGACGCTGGCCGACTCCGGACGCGTCGTCAGCGTCGTGGACATCGCGCAGCCGCAGAACCTCATCGAGGCGTGGGGCAGGAACGCCGCCTACCACTTCGTCTTCACCCGGCAGAACCGGGGGAAGCTGGACGCCCTCACCGCGCTGGTCGAGCGCGGGCTCGTGAAGCCGGTCCTCGGCGCCACCCTCCCGCTCGCCCGGGTGGGCGAGGCGCACGAGCTGCTGGAGAACAGGCGCTCCTACGCACTGCGCGGCAAGATCGCGATCGACGTGGCGGGGGAGACCGTCGCGCTGCCCCTCCGTGCCGCGTAG
- a CDS encoding DUF1330 domain-containing protein, with translation MTAYIVFQRETTQDQQALDRYSARADATFAGHDVQVLVDYGRHDVLEGPPVEGVVVLRFPDAAAARGWYLSEQYQEVVQDRLQGASYRAVLVDGVDAGA, from the coding sequence ATGACCGCTTACATCGTGTTCCAGCGAGAGACCACCCAGGACCAGCAGGCCCTCGACCGGTACTCCGCACGCGCCGACGCCACCTTCGCCGGCCACGACGTGCAGGTCCTCGTCGACTACGGCAGGCACGACGTGCTCGAGGGACCCCCGGTCGAGGGCGTCGTCGTCCTGAGGTTCCCGGACGCGGCGGCGGCCAGGGGCTGGTACCTCAGCGAGCAGTACCAGGAGGTGGTGCAGGACCGCCTCCAGGGAGCGAGCTACCGGGCCGTGCTCGTGGACGGGGTGGACGCCGGAGCCTGA
- a CDS encoding GlxA family transcriptional regulator has product MQRPHRVVVLVLDGALPLDVGIPSEVFHPETGFPYVVSACGVSAGTVPSHGSFGYAVPRGLDALAEADTVVVPGYAPAGRPVPVAVRDALRDAATRGARIASICYGAFALAEAGLLDGLRATTHWDAAELLAQRHPQITVEPNVLFVDEGSVLTSAGAAAGLDLCLHIVRRDLGVGAANEIARGLVTAPYRSGGQAQYLPRTSSATHGETLAATREWALTRLDEPLTIAGLAAHAQMSPRTFLRRFAEETGSTPLQWILRARVDTARELLEGTRLSVDRVAEQVGLGTGSNLRLHFRRLLGVSPSEYRATFSGRS; this is encoded by the coding sequence ATGCAGCGACCGCACCGGGTGGTGGTCCTCGTGCTCGACGGGGCGCTCCCGCTGGACGTCGGGATCCCCTCGGAGGTGTTCCACCCGGAGACGGGGTTCCCCTACGTGGTGTCGGCCTGCGGGGTCAGCGCCGGGACGGTGCCGTCCCACGGGTCCTTCGGCTACGCGGTCCCACGAGGTCTGGACGCGCTCGCCGAGGCGGACACGGTCGTCGTCCCGGGCTACGCCCCGGCGGGTCGGCCGGTACCGGTGGCGGTGCGCGACGCGCTCCGGGACGCCGCAACCCGCGGGGCACGCATCGCCTCGATCTGCTACGGCGCCTTCGCCCTCGCGGAAGCCGGCCTGCTGGACGGTCTGCGGGCGACGACGCACTGGGACGCGGCGGAGCTGCTCGCGCAGCGGCACCCGCAGATCACGGTGGAGCCGAACGTGCTCTTCGTCGACGAGGGGTCCGTCCTCACCTCCGCCGGTGCCGCTGCGGGTCTCGACCTGTGCCTGCACATCGTCCGGCGCGACCTCGGCGTGGGTGCGGCGAACGAGATCGCACGAGGGCTCGTCACCGCGCCCTACCGGAGCGGGGGCCAGGCCCAGTACCTGCCGAGGACCAGCTCGGCGACCCACGGGGAGACCCTCGCCGCGACGCGCGAGTGGGCGCTGACGCGGCTGGACGAGCCGCTCACGATCGCCGGGCTCGCCGCGCACGCGCAGATGTCGCCCCGCACCTTCCTGCGCCGCTTCGCCGAGGAGACCGGCAGCACCCCGCTGCAGTGGATCCTCCGGGCACGGGTCGACACCGCCCGCGAGCTGCTGGAGGGCACCCGACTGTCGGTGGACCGCGTCGCGGAGCAGGTCGGCCTGGGAACCGGGTCGAACCTGCGGCTGCACTTCCGCCGGCTCCTGGGGGTGTCACCCTCGGAGTACCGCGCCACCTTCTCCGGGCGGAGCTGA